One segment of Bradyrhizobium sp. WD16 DNA contains the following:
- a CDS encoding MetQ/NlpA family ABC transporter substrate-binding protein, translating to MIRTLLSVVLTLGFAAGATAADTKVIRIGTTAGPYAEILRYAGQLAAKEGIELKITEFTDYTVPNAALAQDELDINNFQHQPYLDNQVAQRGYDIVSIAKSIIVPIGLYSSKVTSLDQIKDGARAGIPNDPSNGARALQLFEKAGLIKLKPGIGIKATIADIAENPKHLKVLELDAAQLPRSLDDLDFSAVNLNYALGAGLDPKKALLLESADTNWNLVFAVRVRNKDNPTLKRFVEIYRSPEVKAFTDQRFNGTILTTW from the coding sequence ATGATCCGGACGCTTCTTTCTGTTGTCCTGACGCTCGGCTTCGCCGCCGGCGCAACCGCGGCGGACACCAAGGTGATCCGCATCGGGACCACCGCCGGTCCCTATGCCGAGATCCTGCGCTATGCCGGGCAGCTCGCGGCGAAGGAGGGGATCGAACTGAAGATCACCGAATTCACTGATTACACGGTGCCGAACGCGGCGCTGGCGCAGGACGAACTCGACATCAATAATTTCCAGCATCAGCCCTATCTCGACAATCAGGTGGCGCAGCGCGGCTATGACATCGTCTCGATCGCCAAGAGCATCATCGTTCCGATCGGCCTCTATTCCAGCAAGGTTACGAGCCTCGACCAGATCAAGGACGGCGCCAGGGCGGGCATCCCGAACGATCCGTCGAACGGCGCCCGGGCCCTGCAACTGTTCGAGAAGGCCGGGCTCATCAAGCTGAAGCCTGGGATCGGCATCAAGGCGACCATCGCCGACATCGCCGAAAATCCGAAGCATCTGAAGGTGCTCGAACTCGACGCCGCGCAGCTGCCGCGCTCGCTCGACGATCTCGACTTCTCCGCGGTCAATCTGAATTACGCCCTCGGCGCCGGTCTCGATCCCAAGAAGGCGCTGCTGCTCGAGAGCGCCGACACGAACTGGAATCTGGTTTTCGCCGTCCGCGTCAGGAATAAGGACAATCCGACGCTGAAGCGGTTCGTCGAGATCTACCGTTCGCCGGAGGTAAAGGCGTTCACCGATCAGCGCTTCAACGGCACGATCCTCACCACCTGGTGA
- a CDS encoding HupU protein: MLPPDNERRRLNLLWLQSGGCGGCTLSLIGAEAPDLVTALDLAGIDLLWHPSLSEATGSEFHALLVRIAAGEIPLDILCLEGSVIRGPRGTGKFHMLSGSGRPMMDLIDELARRARHVVAIGTCAAYGGITAAGDNPSEACGLAYDGREGGGLLGPAFRSASGLPVVNISGCPVHPGWVVETFLQLGLGAMTPADLDRFGRPRFYADHLVHHGCSRNEFYEFKASAQKLGQLGCMMEHLGCMGTQVHGDCNIRPWNGEGSCTRGGYPCISCTEPGFEELDHPYLQTPKRAGIPVGLPTDMPKAWFVALASLSKAATPERLRKNAVADRIVVPPVGRQGKTKA; this comes from the coding sequence ATGCTGCCTCCGGACAATGAGCGACGCCGCCTCAACCTGCTGTGGTTGCAGTCCGGCGGCTGCGGCGGCTGCACGTTGTCGCTGATCGGCGCCGAAGCGCCGGATCTCGTCACCGCCCTCGACCTCGCCGGCATCGACCTCCTCTGGCACCCCTCGCTCAGCGAAGCCACGGGAAGCGAATTTCATGCGCTGCTGGTGCGGATCGCAGCGGGCGAAATTCCGCTCGACATACTCTGCCTCGAAGGTTCGGTGATCCGCGGCCCACGCGGCACCGGGAAATTCCACATGCTGTCGGGCAGCGGCCGGCCGATGATGGACCTGATCGACGAACTGGCGCGGCGCGCTCGCCATGTCGTCGCCATCGGCACCTGCGCGGCCTATGGCGGCATCACGGCGGCGGGGGACAATCCGTCCGAGGCCTGCGGTCTCGCTTACGATGGGCGCGAGGGCGGCGGCCTGCTCGGGCCGGCGTTCCGCTCGGCATCGGGGCTGCCGGTCGTCAACATTTCCGGCTGTCCGGTCCATCCGGGCTGGGTGGTCGAAACCTTCCTGCAACTCGGCCTGGGGGCCATGACGCCGGCGGATCTCGACCGTTTCGGCCGGCCGCGCTTCTACGCCGACCATCTCGTCCATCACGGCTGCTCGCGTAACGAATTCTACGAGTTCAAGGCGAGCGCGCAGAAGCTCGGTCAGCTCGGCTGCATGATGGAGCATCTCGGCTGCATGGGCACCCAGGTCCATGGCGATTGCAACATCCGCCCGTGGAACGGCGAGGGCTCCTGCACCCGCGGCGGCTATCCCTGCATCAGCTGCACCGAGCCGGGTTTCGAGGAGCTCGATCATCCCTACCTGCAGACGCCCAAGCGCGCCGGCATTCCGGTCGGGCTGCCCACCGACATGCCGAAGGCCTGGTTCGTGGCGCTGGCCTCGTTGTCGAAGGCGGCGACGCCCGAGCGCCTGCGCAAGAACGCGGTGGCCGACCGTATCGTCGTGCCTCCGGTCGGACGGCAGGGGAAGACCAAGGCATGA
- a CDS encoding nickel-dependent hydrogenase large subunit: MSRRIVGPFNRVEGDLEIRLEIEAGEVRAAFVNSPLYRGFEQILTGKDPLDALVYTPRICGICSVSQSMAAAQALLALQGLAVPDNGALAQNIVLAAENAADHLTHFYLFFMPDFARPVYAGESWFAPAQARFKAVEGEASRALLPARAEFLHLMGMLAGRWPHTLGLQPGGTTRAIGAAEQMRLYAMIGGLRRFLQTELFADTLERVVAIASADALEAWVAAAPPTQGDFRHFLTISRAMGLDQLGAGSGRYLSYGAYGFKGGHAFKRGVVEPGRARAFHSAEIAEDHTSSWLVRPAAPAHPSHGLTLPEPDAPGGYTWCKAPRLDGAVVEVGALARQVVDGHPLLVDLVARGGGNARNRVIARAIEIARLVLLMEQWVRAIRPNEPFYVDGPMPSDGESEGLIEAARGSLGHWLEVRNGRISNYQIIAPTTWNFSPRDGGGTPGVCEQALVGAPVRKDEVEPVSVQHVVRSFDPCMVCTVH, encoded by the coding sequence ATGAGCCGTCGTATCGTCGGCCCGTTCAATCGCGTCGAAGGCGATCTGGAGATCAGGCTGGAGATCGAGGCCGGCGAAGTGCGCGCCGCCTTCGTCAACTCGCCGCTCTATCGCGGCTTCGAGCAGATCCTGACCGGCAAGGATCCGCTTGACGCCCTGGTCTATACGCCGCGGATCTGCGGCATCTGCTCGGTCTCGCAGTCGATGGCCGCCGCCCAGGCGCTGCTCGCCTTGCAGGGCCTCGCCGTTCCCGACAACGGCGCACTGGCGCAGAACATCGTCCTCGCCGCCGAGAATGCCGCCGATCATCTGACCCACTTCTATCTGTTCTTCATGCCGGACTTCGCCCGGCCGGTGTATGCCGGCGAGAGCTGGTTCGCGCCGGCGCAGGCGCGGTTCAAGGCGGTCGAGGGCGAGGCGAGCCGGGCGCTGCTGCCGGCACGGGCGGAATTCCTTCATCTCATGGGCATGCTGGCGGGGCGCTGGCCTCACACCCTCGGCCTGCAGCCCGGCGGTACCACGCGCGCCATCGGTGCCGCCGAGCAGATGCGGCTCTACGCCATGATCGGCGGGCTGCGCCGCTTTCTTCAGACCGAGCTGTTCGCCGATACGCTGGAGCGCGTCGTCGCCATCGCCAGTGCCGATGCGCTCGAGGCCTGGGTTGCCGCGGCGCCGCCGACCCAAGGCGATTTCCGCCATTTTCTCACCATCTCCCGCGCCATGGGGCTGGACCAGCTCGGTGCCGGCAGCGGTCGCTATCTGAGCTATGGCGCCTACGGCTTCAAAGGCGGTCACGCCTTCAAACGCGGCGTCGTCGAGCCTGGCCGGGCCCGCGCCTTCCACAGCGCCGAGATCGCCGAGGATCATACCTCGTCCTGGCTCGTGCGCCCCGCGGCGCCGGCCCATCCTTCCCACGGCCTGACGCTGCCTGAGCCGGATGCGCCCGGCGGCTATACCTGGTGCAAGGCGCCGCGGCTCGACGGCGCGGTGGTCGAGGTCGGCGCGCTGGCGCGACAGGTGGTCGATGGTCATCCCTTGCTGGTCGATCTGGTGGCGCGGGGCGGCGGCAATGCGCGCAACCGCGTCATCGCCCGCGCCATCGAGATTGCGCGCCTCGTGCTCTTGATGGAGCAATGGGTCCGTGCGATCCGGCCGAACGAGCCTTTCTATGTCGACGGGCCGATGCCCAGCGACGGCGAGAGCGAGGGGCTGATCGAGGCGGCGCGCGGCTCTCTCGGCCACTGGCTCGAGGTGCGGAACGGGCGGATCAGCAACTACCAGATCATCGCGCCCACCACCTGGAACTTCTCGCCGCGCGACGGTGGCGGCACGCCGGGCGTCTGCGAGCAGGCGCTGGTCGGCGCGCCGGTGCGGAAGGACGAAGTCGAGCCGGTATCGGTGCAGCACGTCGTGCGCTCGTTCGACCCCTGCATGGTCTGCACGGTGCATTGA
- a CDS encoding MBOAT family protein, which produces MLFVTRDFFLWFLPVSLLAFHAALAVGMRSLLVPMLLVASAVFYCWGDLEHAPVLVGSVLFNYAIGRALSGAHLSDGHRKAVLVAAIVVDLALLGVFKYAGFILSNLPLVGVTPPAVEIALPVGISFYTFTQIAFLVDLYGKGLQQRDIAGYGLFASYFPDIVAGPIIHWREVMPQFAQLRRGETFSFGSAGYASMLVEGAFMFSIGLLKKLLIADQLAVFADLGYGDVASLHFVDAWLVSLAYTFQIYFDFSGYADMAIGVSLLFGVRLPLNFNSPYKAVSIQDFWRRWHMTLSRWLRDYLYIPMGGSRVPTAKIYRNLFVTFLLGGLWHGAAWTFVAWGALHGLACCCQRAWSSAGHRMPNWAGIVVTFLFVNLSWVYFRAPDFAAANRLLATMAHPHPGFTIRILQVWPLLIVGALLVWCCPNSQSLAAGTLGRRVGVAGGLAGAAILVAMVATNISRPSPFIYYSF; this is translated from the coding sequence ATGCTGTTCGTGACCAGAGACTTCTTCCTGTGGTTCCTGCCGGTCAGTTTGCTGGCTTTTCACGCCGCGCTGGCGGTGGGGATGCGCTCGCTGCTGGTGCCGATGCTCCTGGTCGCATCGGCGGTGTTCTACTGCTGGGGCGATCTCGAGCACGCGCCCGTGCTGGTCGGCTCCGTGCTGTTCAATTATGCCATCGGCCGTGCGCTCAGCGGCGCGCACCTGTCCGATGGACATCGCAAGGCGGTGTTGGTGGCGGCGATCGTGGTCGATCTCGCCCTGCTCGGTGTCTTCAAATACGCCGGATTCATCCTCTCCAATCTGCCTCTGGTCGGGGTGACGCCGCCGGCCGTCGAGATTGCCCTGCCGGTCGGAATTTCGTTCTACACATTCACCCAGATCGCCTTTCTGGTCGATCTCTACGGCAAGGGCCTGCAGCAGCGGGATATTGCCGGCTACGGACTGTTCGCCAGCTATTTTCCGGACATCGTCGCGGGTCCGATCATCCATTGGCGAGAGGTCATGCCGCAATTCGCGCAGCTGCGCCGCGGTGAGACGTTCTCCTTCGGCTCCGCGGGCTATGCATCGATGCTGGTCGAGGGCGCCTTCATGTTCTCGATCGGTCTGCTCAAGAAGCTGCTGATCGCCGATCAGCTGGCGGTCTTCGCCGATCTCGGTTACGGCGACGTGGCGTCGCTGCACTTTGTCGATGCCTGGCTGGTCAGCCTTGCCTACACCTTCCAGATCTATTTCGATTTTTCCGGCTATGCCGACATGGCGATCGGCGTGTCGCTGCTGTTCGGGGTGCGGCTGCCGCTCAATTTCAATTCGCCCTACAAGGCGGTCTCGATCCAGGATTTCTGGCGCCGCTGGCACATGACCCTGTCGCGCTGGCTGCGCGATTATCTCTATATTCCCATGGGCGGCAGCCGGGTGCCAACGGCGAAAATCTATCGCAACCTGTTCGTGACGTTTCTGCTCGGCGGCTTGTGGCACGGCGCGGCATGGACCTTTGTCGCCTGGGGCGCGCTGCACGGTCTGGCGTGCTGCTGCCAGCGGGCCTGGTCCTCGGCCGGCCACCGCATGCCGAACTGGGCCGGCATCGTCGTGACCTTTCTGTTTGTCAATCTGAGCTGGGTCTATTTCAGGGCGCCGGATTTTGCCGCAGCCAACCGCCTGTTGGCGACGATGGCTCATCCCCACCCGGGCTTCACCATCCGGATTCTCCAGGTCTGGCCGCTGTTGATCGTCGGCGCGCTGCTCGTCTGGTGCTGTCCCAACAGCCAGTCTCTCGCAGCGGGGACTTTGGGGAGGAGGGTCGGTGTCGCCGGCGGGCTCGCTGGCGCGGCCATTCTGGTCGCCATGGTTGCGACCAATATTTCGCGGCCGTCGCCCTTCATCTATTACAGCTTCTGA
- a CDS encoding sigma-54 dependent transcriptional regulator yields MRPALPTVLVIDDELRSVEALQRILEEEFDVRTAVTVREAEAVLENEVVEVVLCDQRMPEMTGVEFLKTVRDRWPDTVRMVISGYTDATDIISGINEAGIYQYVTKPWQPDALILTLQNAARLYRLQRENDLLAVELKMSANRAERVVAGRRLELKTQYSADDGIVRTPDSPMSLVCDRLRRIAPYDVSVLVSGESGTGKELVARALHYNSLRWNKPFVVENCAAMPDQLLESELFGHKRGAFTGAVEDHVGLFERANGGTVFLDEIGDITPAFQAKLLRVLQEGEIRPVGRGQSRKVDVRVIAATNRDLEHEVREGRFRDDLYYRLATVTIHVPPLRERPMDVPVIARMLLEKAQKQLGKTVKGLTDEALACIEAYHWPGNVRELQNEIQHLLVMGEDNGLLGADLLSRRILRAAPEEEAADVEMLVGLDGPLKDRIEQLEARILRETLIRHKWNKSRAAKELGLSRVGLRAKLERYGLEKIEAIDPQVRKPSPPRKNAVL; encoded by the coding sequence TTGAGACCCGCCTTACCGACCGTTCTGGTCATCGACGACGAGCTGCGCAGCGTCGAGGCGCTGCAGCGCATCCTCGAGGAGGAGTTCGACGTCCGCACCGCGGTGACGGTGCGCGAGGCCGAGGCGGTCCTGGAGAACGAGGTGGTCGAGGTCGTGCTCTGCGACCAGCGCATGCCGGAGATGACCGGTGTCGAATTCCTCAAGACCGTGCGGGATCGCTGGCCGGATACCGTGCGCATGGTGATCTCCGGCTACACCGACGCCACCGACATCATCAGCGGCATCAACGAGGCCGGCATCTATCAATACGTCACCAAGCCCTGGCAGCCGGATGCGCTGATCCTGACCCTGCAGAATGCCGCCCGGCTGTACCGGCTGCAGCGCGAGAACGATCTGCTGGCGGTCGAGCTGAAGATGTCGGCGAACCGGGCCGAGCGCGTGGTCGCCGGCCGCCGCCTCGAACTCAAGACGCAGTATAGTGCCGACGACGGCATCGTCCGCACGCCGGACAGTCCGATGAGCCTGGTCTGCGATCGCCTCAGGCGGATCGCGCCCTATGACGTCTCGGTTCTGGTCAGCGGCGAATCCGGCACCGGCAAGGAGCTGGTGGCGCGGGCGCTGCATTACAACAGCCTGCGCTGGAACAAGCCGTTCGTCGTCGAGAACTGCGCCGCCATGCCGGACCAGTTGCTGGAGAGCGAGCTGTTCGGCCACAAGCGCGGCGCCTTCACCGGCGCGGTCGAGGATCATGTCGGACTGTTCGAGCGGGCCAATGGCGGCACGGTCTTTCTCGACGAGATCGGCGATATCACCCCTGCCTTCCAGGCGAAGCTGCTGCGCGTGCTGCAGGAGGGCGAGATCCGTCCGGTCGGCAGGGGCCAGTCGCGCAAGGTCGACGTCCGCGTCATCGCCGCCACCAACCGAGATCTCGAGCATGAGGTGCGAGAGGGACGATTTCGCGACGACCTGTACTATCGCCTCGCCACCGTCACCATCCATGTGCCGCCGCTGCGCGAGCGGCCGATGGACGTTCCTGTGATCGCCCGCATGCTTTTGGAGAAGGCGCAGAAGCAGCTCGGCAAGACCGTGAAGGGATTGACCGACGAAGCGCTCGCCTGCATCGAGGCCTATCACTGGCCGGGCAATGTCCGGGAGCTGCAGAACGAGATCCAGCACCTGCTGGTGATGGGCGAGGACAATGGCCTGCTCGGCGCCGATCTTCTGTCGCGGCGCATTCTGCGCGCGGCGCCGGAAGAGGAAGCCGCGGATGTCGAGATGCTGGTCGGTCTCGACGGCCCGCTCAAGGATCGCATCGAGCAGCTCGAGGCCCGCATCCTGCGCGAGACGCTGATCCGCCACAAATGGAACAAGAGCCGCGCCGCCAAGGAACTCGGCTTGTCCCGGGTCGGGCTCCGCGCCAAGCTCGAGCGCTACGGCCTGGAGAAGATCGAGGCGATCGATCCGCAGGTGCGCAAGCCGTCGCCGCCGCGCAAGAACGCCGTGCTGTGA
- the hypF gene encoding carbamoyltransferase HypF: protein MAIEAVAFRVRGLVQGVGFRPFVWRLARRTGLTGEALNDGEGVLIRAWGTAAQLAGFEAALKREAPPLARVEAIERRPLSGLVPADFRIAASEGGAIATGIVPDAATCPECLAEVLDPADRRYRYPFTNCTHCGPRLSIIRAIPYDRGATSMAAFAMCAACRAEYDDPADRRFHAEPNACPVCGPRLWLSDADGRQIEVEAGRDAIAAAAGRIRAGQIVAIKGIGGFHLACDAAHPDAVARLRQRKHRFHKPLALMARDLAMVTAYAEVGATEADLLASAAAPVVVLRRRTDSAPLAPEVAPGQGTVGFMLPSTPLHHLLARELSVPFVLTSGNASDEPQVIDNAEALERLAGIADVWLMHDRDIVNRLDDSVWRVADQTPVVLRRARGHAPAPLVLAKAFDTAPRILAMGAELKSTFCLLQGRRAVLSQHIGDLAETAAHDDYRAMLALYRRLFAFAPGVVAIDQHPDYLSSQWGERLAAECGAAVQRVRHHHAHVVAVLAEHGVSPAAPPVLGIVLDGLGMGERGELWGGEFLCADYRAAERLAAFTAVPLLGGHRAMREPWRNAFAHLHQFVGWDSVERRFADLAIVRLVRGRQPPVLLRMLESGLNAPPASSAGRLFDAAAAILGIRPEGVSYEGQAAIELEALAEPEMAGEDGAYPHELLVGEPPRIGWAPLWAALLDDVGRGTAPGRIAARLHRGVVAAVAQTACGLARARHLPTVVLSGGVFQNRILFEGVAQALRDRGLDVLTPRQVPANDGGIALGQAAVAAALRGS, encoded by the coding sequence ATGGCGATCGAGGCGGTCGCGTTCCGTGTCCGCGGCCTCGTCCAGGGCGTCGGCTTCCGGCCGTTTGTCTGGCGGCTGGCGCGGAGGACCGGGCTGACCGGCGAGGCGCTCAATGACGGTGAAGGCGTCCTGATCCGCGCCTGGGGCACCGCCGCGCAACTCGCCGGTTTCGAGGCGGCGCTGAAGCGCGAGGCGCCGCCGCTGGCGCGCGTCGAGGCGATCGAGCGCCGGCCGTTGTCGGGGCTCGTGCCGGCGGACTTCCGTATCGCCGCCAGCGAAGGCGGCGCGATCGCCACCGGAATCGTGCCCGACGCCGCGACCTGCCCCGAATGTCTCGCCGAAGTGCTCGATCCGGCCGATCGCCGCTACCGTTATCCCTTCACCAACTGCACCCATTGCGGGCCGCGGCTGTCGATCATCCGCGCCATTCCCTACGACCGCGGCGCCACCTCGATGGCGGCGTTTGCGATGTGCGCGGCCTGCCGCGCCGAATATGACGATCCGGCCGATCGCCGCTTTCACGCCGAGCCGAACGCCTGCCCGGTTTGCGGGCCGCGGCTGTGGTTGAGCGATGCGGACGGCCGCCAGATCGAGGTCGAGGCGGGCCGCGATGCCATTGCCGCCGCGGCCGGGCGCATCAGGGCCGGGCAGATCGTCGCCATCAAGGGCATCGGCGGCTTTCATCTCGCCTGCGATGCCGCTCATCCCGATGCAGTGGCGCGGCTGCGCCAGCGCAAGCACCGCTTTCACAAGCCGCTGGCGCTGATGGCGCGCGACCTCGCCATGGTCACGGCCTATGCCGAGGTCGGCGCGACGGAAGCCGATCTGCTGGCAAGCGCGGCGGCGCCGGTGGTGGTGCTGCGGCGTCGGACCGACAGCGCGCCGCTGGCGCCCGAGGTGGCACCAGGGCAGGGCACCGTCGGCTTCATGCTGCCCTCTACGCCGCTGCATCATCTGCTGGCCCGCGAGCTGTCTGTGCCGTTCGTCCTGACCTCCGGCAACGCCAGCGACGAGCCGCAGGTGATCGACAACGCGGAGGCGCTCGAGCGGCTCGCCGGCATCGCCGACGTCTGGCTGATGCATGACCGCGACATCGTCAACCGTCTCGACGACAGCGTCTGGCGCGTTGCCGATCAGACCCCCGTCGTCCTGCGCCGCGCTCGCGGCCACGCGCCCGCGCCGCTGGTGCTGGCCAAGGCGTTCGACACCGCGCCGCGCATCCTCGCCATGGGCGCCGAGCTCAAGAGCACCTTTTGCCTGCTGCAGGGCCGCCGCGCGGTCCTGTCCCAGCACATCGGCGATCTGGCGGAGACGGCGGCCCACGACGACTATCGCGCCATGCTCGCGCTCTACCGGCGGCTGTTCGCCTTCGCGCCCGGGGTGGTGGCGATCGACCAGCACCCCGATTACCTGTCGAGCCAATGGGGCGAGCGGCTTGCCGCCGAGTGCGGCGCCGCCGTGCAGCGGGTCCGGCATCACCACGCCCATGTCGTGGCGGTGCTGGCCGAGCACGGCGTTTCGCCGGCGGCGCCGCCGGTGCTCGGCATCGTGCTCGACGGTCTCGGCATGGGCGAGCGCGGCGAATTATGGGGCGGCGAATTCCTGTGCGCCGATTATCGCGCCGCCGAGCGGCTCGCGGCCTTCACGGCCGTGCCACTGCTCGGCGGCCATCGCGCTATGCGCGAGCCCTGGCGCAACGCCTTCGCCCATCTCCATCAGTTCGTCGGCTGGGACAGCGTCGAGCGGCGTTTCGCCGATCTCGCCATCGTCCGCCTCGTCCGCGGCCGCCAGCCGCCGGTGCTGCTGCGCATGCTGGAGAGCGGCCTCAATGCGCCGCCGGCCAGTTCGGCGGGGCGCCTGTTCGACGCCGCCGCCGCCATCCTCGGCATTCGGCCCGAGGGCGTGTCCTATGAGGGCCAGGCGGCGATCGAGCTCGAGGCTCTGGCCGAGCCTGAAATGGCGGGCGAGGACGGCGCCTATCCCCACGAACTGCTGGTCGGCGAGCCGCCGCGGATCGGCTGGGCGCCGCTGTGGGCGGCATTGCTCGACGACGTCGGGCGCGGGACGGCGCCGGGGCGCATCGCGGCGCGGCTGCATCGCGGTGTCGTTGCGGCCGTCGCGCAGACGGCCTGCGGGCTCGCCCGGGCGCGGCACCTGCCGACCGTCGTGCTGTCCGGCGGCGTTTTCCAGAATCGTATCCTGTTCGAAGGCGTGGCGCAGGCCCTGCGCGATCGGGGCCTCGATGTGCTTACGCCTCGGCAAGTCCCGGCCAATGACGGCGGCATCGCGCTCGGCCAGGCGGCGGTCGCCGCAGCGCTGCGGGGCAGCTGA
- a CDS encoding sensor histidine kinase produces the protein MGEFDTSFKPDDEHGAQRSGLLELAGVADVAASPPASEDAWIEVIRKMDQFYSELVQSQVELERKNAELEEAHQFIDSVLGAMTDVLIVCDKAGRIETVNQALERLTGRFGKSLLGEPLEALLPQAQHALFDNLRNRLHGGGSITEDEISLIDRSGVPTLLSMNCSSRVDSKGRFVGLVLIGRPVGELRRAFTELAAAHQELRQAQQQLVFSEKMAALGRLVAGVAHELNNPISFVFGNMHALKRYGGRLTEYLQAIDRGETPAQLVELRKSLKIDRILADIGPLVDGTLEGAERVSEIVQDLRRFSSTQAEPLETFNLSRVLRTAVSWVVKATRVKPEVVLDIPEQLETVGRRGPVHQIMVNLVQNAVDVMADRPDPRLIVTGAYEDGGIVVRVRDNGPGLSATAMKRLFEPFFTTKPIGEGTGLGLYVSYGLAEELGGHLDGANHEDGGAVFTLRLPVREASHAASGQ, from the coding sequence ATGGGTGAATTCGACACCAGCTTCAAGCCGGACGACGAGCACGGCGCGCAGCGCTCGGGCCTGCTCGAGCTCGCCGGCGTGGCCGATGTCGCGGCGTCGCCGCCGGCCTCGGAAGATGCCTGGATCGAAGTGATCCGCAAGATGGATCAGTTCTATTCGGAACTCGTCCAGTCTCAGGTCGAACTCGAACGAAAGAACGCCGAGCTCGAGGAGGCCCACCAGTTCATCGACAGCGTGCTCGGCGCCATGACCGACGTGCTGATCGTCTGCGACAAGGCGGGACGGATCGAAACCGTCAACCAGGCGCTCGAACGCCTCACCGGCCGCTTCGGCAAGTCGCTGCTCGGCGAGCCGCTGGAAGCCCTGCTGCCGCAGGCCCAGCATGCGCTGTTCGACAACCTGCGCAACCGCCTGCACGGCGGCGGCAGCATCACCGAGGACGAGATTTCGCTGATCGACCGGTCGGGCGTGCCGACCCTGTTGTCGATGAACTGCTCGTCGCGGGTCGATTCCAAGGGGCGCTTCGTCGGTCTCGTGCTGATCGGCCGTCCGGTCGGCGAACTGCGCCGCGCCTTCACTGAACTTGCCGCCGCGCATCAGGAGCTGCGCCAGGCGCAGCAGCAACTGGTGTTCTCCGAGAAGATGGCCGCGCTCGGCCGGCTCGTCGCCGGCGTCGCCCATGAGCTCAACAATCCGATCAGCTTCGTGTTCGGCAACATGCATGCGCTCAAGCGCTATGGCGGCCGGCTCACCGAATATCTCCAGGCGATCGATCGCGGCGAGACGCCGGCGCAGCTCGTCGAACTGCGCAAGAGCCTGAAGATCGACCGCATCCTCGCTGACATCGGTCCGTTGGTCGACGGCACTCTCGAAGGCGCGGAGCGGGTCAGCGAAATCGTCCAGGACCTGCGCCGTTTCTCCAGCACCCAGGCCGAGCCGCTCGAGACCTTCAATCTCAGCCGGGTGTTGCGCACGGCGGTGAGCTGGGTGGTGAAGGCGACGCGGGTCAAGCCGGAGGTGGTGCTCGACATCCCCGAGCAGCTCGAGACCGTGGGGCGGCGCGGGCCGGTGCATCAGATCATGGTCAATCTGGTGCAGAACGCCGTCGACGTGATGGCGGATCGGCCCGATCCGAGGCTGATCGTCACCGGCGCCTACGAGGACGGCGGGATCGTGGTCCGGGTGCGGGACAACGGGCCCGGCCTCTCGGCCACGGCGATGAAGCGGCTGTTCGAACCGTTCTTCACCACCAAGCCGATCGGCGAAGGCACCGGGCTCGGGCTCTACGTCAGCTACGGCCTTGCCGAAGAGCTCGGCGGTCATCTCGATGGGGCCAATCACGAGGATGGCGGGGCGGTGTTCACCCTGCGGCTGCCGGTGCGGGAGGCGTCCCATGCTGCCTCCGGACAATGA